Proteins from a genomic interval of Verrucomicrobiia bacterium:
- the lexA gene encoding transcriptional repressor LexA → MEKKPLTDNQRKVLEYLLKTKAQRHNFPSLHEVQAHFGFKAVGTVQDYLSALQRKGYIRRTAKARDIEVLDSDGMDMAPEGLVRLPIVGQVAAGTPILAEENIEGHFLVDREAAVKNSFLLRVRGDSMTGAHILDRDLVVVRPQKVCENGEIAVCLVEGEATVKRFYRRAAHIELKAENPAYQPILVKPQQKFSLVGKVCGVIRLNMF, encoded by the coding sequence ATGGAAAAGAAACCCCTGACCGATAACCAGCGCAAGGTGCTGGAATACCTGCTTAAGACCAAGGCGCAAAGGCATAACTTTCCTTCGCTCCATGAAGTGCAGGCGCATTTCGGGTTCAAAGCCGTGGGCACGGTCCAGGATTATCTCTCCGCGCTCCAGCGCAAGGGCTACATCCGCAGGACGGCCAAGGCCCGCGACATCGAGGTGCTGGACTCGGACGGCATGGACATGGCGCCCGAAGGCCTGGTCCGGCTTCCGATCGTGGGACAGGTGGCCGCGGGAACGCCGATCCTGGCCGAGGAAAATATCGAAGGGCATTTCCTGGTGGACCGGGAGGCCGCGGTAAAAAACAGTTTCCTGCTGCGGGTCCGCGGAGACAGCATGACCGGCGCGCACATTCTAGACCGGGACCTGGTGGTGGTCCGGCCCCAGAAGGTCTGCGAAAACGGCGAGATCGCGGTGTGTCTCGTGGAAGGAGAAGCCACGGTGAAACGTTTTTACCGCCGGGCCGCGCACATCGAGCTCAAAGCCGAAAATCCGGCGTACCAACCGATCCTCGTCAAGCCGCAGCAGAAATTTTCGCTGGTCGGGAAAGTCTGCGGCGTTATTCGTCTGAACATGTTTTGA
- a CDS encoding class II glutamine amidotransferase has translation MCQLLGMNCNYPTDICFSFQGFAARGGRTDNHQDGWGIAFFEGTGCRLFLDNRPSIYSPIADLVLRYPIHATHVIAHIRRASVGPVAIENCHPFQRELWGRYWVFAHNGDVPGLHAGDCRFYKPVGQTDSERAFCLILDALRTAFPAGGATVREVHAVLKEITQSIAAHGIFNYLLSDGNFFFAHSSNNLCYVVRQSPFSSAHLIDQDLSVDFQALARPTDRVSIIATAPLTDNETWTPMKPGELLAFENGVPLKF, from the coding sequence ATGTGCCAATTGCTGGGAATGAATTGTAACTATCCCACGGACATTTGTTTTTCGTTCCAGGGATTTGCCGCCCGCGGCGGGAGAACGGACAACCACCAGGACGGCTGGGGCATTGCCTTTTTCGAAGGCACCGGCTGCCGGCTTTTCCTGGACAACCGCCCTTCCATTTACTCTCCCATCGCCGATCTCGTGCTGCGTTATCCCATCCATGCGACTCACGTGATCGCGCACATCCGCCGTGCGAGCGTGGGCCCGGTCGCGATCGAGAATTGCCATCCGTTTCAGCGCGAACTCTGGGGGCGTTACTGGGTCTTCGCGCATAACGGCGACGTGCCGGGCCTTCATGCCGGAGACTGCCGCTTTTACAAACCCGTGGGACAGACCGACAGCGAGAGGGCCTTTTGCCTGATCCTGGACGCGCTCCGCACCGCTTTTCCCGCGGGAGGCGCCACGGTGCGGGAAGTGCACGCCGTATTAAAGGAAATCACCCAGAGCATCGCGGCCCACGGGATTTTCAACTACCTGCTCTCGGATGGAAATTTCTTTTTCGCGCATTCGTCGAATAATCTCTGTTACGTGGTACGCCAGTCTCCCTTTTCTTCCGCGCACCTCATCGACCAGGACCTGTCTGTCGATTTCCAGGCGCTGGCGCGTCCCACGGACCGCGTCTCCATTATTGCGACCGCTCCCCTGACCGATAACGAGACCTGGACTCCCATGAAGCCGGGAGAATTGCTCGCCTTTGAAAACGGCGTTCCTTTGAAGTTCTAA
- a CDS encoding alpha/beta fold hydrolase gives MAAFLSILLSVVLVPASGIYNTYVFQNMQKDVPAAISGPNAPIRDYARPILLKGNGKKAVLMVHGFSGAPSDFGNLPRLFQAQGYDVIVPLLPGHGRGARGLEKVTAGEWLEYVSKLYGELRPAYGELIVIGLSMGASMTVAVSVQFAKTPPDKIILMAPFFKVRQEWYYLLPVETYNDILEGYVPYLQSLPGQTAVCKESASAKTFVPRQYVATHASSEAFKVAKIARRSVKSFSRLKIPVLVLQSRHDRVTDYETTRRIVASLDPSVTRFVTLTRANHVLPRDCEASVIEQDIMEFAAA, from the coding sequence ATGGCAGCTTTTCTCTCCATCCTGTTATCGGTCGTCCTCGTGCCGGCTTCCGGAATTTACAATACTTACGTTTTCCAGAACATGCAAAAGGACGTGCCCGCCGCGATCTCAGGACCCAACGCCCCGATCCGCGATTATGCGAGGCCGATTCTTCTGAAAGGCAACGGCAAAAAAGCCGTACTCATGGTCCATGGCTTCAGCGGCGCGCCGTCGGATTTCGGAAACCTGCCAAGGCTGTTCCAGGCCCAGGGCTATGACGTGATCGTGCCGCTCCTGCCCGGGCACGGGCGCGGCGCGCGCGGCCTGGAAAAAGTGACGGCCGGGGAATGGCTGGAATACGTTTCGAAGCTGTACGGGGAATTGCGTCCGGCCTACGGCGAGCTCATCGTGATCGGCCTGTCCATGGGCGCTTCGATGACCGTGGCTGTTTCGGTCCAATTCGCCAAAACGCCGCCTGACAAAATCATCCTGATGGCGCCGTTTTTCAAAGTACGGCAGGAATGGTATTACCTTCTGCCTGTCGAAACCTACAACGACATTCTCGAAGGCTACGTGCCGTACCTGCAAAGCCTTCCCGGACAAACCGCGGTCTGCAAGGAAAGCGCGAGCGCGAAGACGTTCGTGCCGCGCCAGTACGTGGCCACGCATGCCTCCAGCGAGGCTTTCAAGGTCGCGAAGATCGCGCGCCGGTCCGTCAAAAGTTTTTCCCGCCTCAAGATCCCCGTGCTCGTGCTCCAAAGCAGGCACGACCGCGTGACCGACTATGAGACAACCCGCCGCATCGTGGCGTCCCTGGATCCTTCCGTTACGAGGTTTGTGACGCTTACGCGCGCCAATCACGTGCTGCCGCGCGACTGCGAAGCCTCGGTGATCGAACAGGACATCATGGAATTCGCCGCGGCCTAA
- a CDS encoding glutathione S-transferase N-terminal domain-containing protein, which produces MKPKLYQYAACPFCNKVRSILQYKGVDFETIEVHPLKKKEIAFSEYKAVPIYVDSKGTQVNDSTPIMRRIDEEFPAPAVFSREPAAKEEEDKWLAWSETFVKGLPAAIYDSVPNALRSFDYITRVGKFSWLEKMTIKFTGAFVMTLVAGKIRKREGITDPAVFLRQKAAEWAEGLKGRPFLGGMNPNGADLAVFGITRSVAGLPAGKVLDENPVFEDWCRRMSLAVSGIKLPA; this is translated from the coding sequence ATGAAACCGAAACTTTATCAATATGCCGCGTGCCCTTTCTGCAATAAGGTGCGCAGCATTCTCCAGTACAAAGGCGTGGATTTCGAGACCATCGAAGTGCACCCTTTGAAGAAAAAAGAAATCGCTTTTTCCGAGTACAAGGCGGTGCCGATCTACGTGGATTCCAAAGGGACGCAGGTCAACGATTCCACGCCCATCATGCGGCGCATCGACGAAGAGTTCCCCGCGCCCGCGGTCTTCAGCCGCGAGCCCGCCGCGAAAGAGGAAGAGGACAAATGGCTGGCATGGTCGGAGACGTTCGTAAAGGGGCTTCCCGCGGCCATCTATGATTCGGTCCCGAACGCGCTGCGTTCGTTCGATTACATCACGCGCGTCGGCAAATTCAGCTGGCTCGAGAAAATGACCATCAAATTTACGGGCGCTTTCGTCATGACGCTCGTCGCGGGAAAGATCCGCAAACGCGAAGGCATCACGGATCCTGCTGTTTTCTTGAGACAGAAAGCGGCGGAGTGGGCCGAGGGGTTGAAGGGAAGGCCGTTTCTCGGCGGCATGAACCCCAACGGTGCGGACCTCGCGGTTTTCGGCATCACTCGCTCGGTCGCGGGACTTCCCGCGGGTAAAGTGCTGGACGAAAATCCCGTTTTCGAAGACTGGTGCCGGCGCATGTCGCTCGCGGTCTCCGGAATCAAATTGCCCGCCTGA
- a CDS encoding DUF1360 domain-containing protein: MKNGRSLKVPVTKKIRQSYLRNAPGKESFPLGGYAVLMTSYAVLFAGLYRAAVLKRKKIPEALSPRDLALLGTASYKISRLITKSLVASPLRSPFTEYGESMGAAEIYEKSRGRGLMNAFGDLITCPWCFGGWTAMASFFGLTFYPRFTRATASIFTVSAISDALNLLYDILKKHKK, translated from the coding sequence ATGAAAAACGGCCGCAGCCTCAAAGTCCCGGTGACGAAAAAAATCCGGCAATCTTATCTTCGGAACGCCCCTGGCAAAGAGAGCTTTCCGCTCGGCGGCTATGCCGTGCTGATGACTTCTTATGCGGTTTTGTTCGCGGGCTTGTACCGGGCCGCGGTGCTGAAACGCAAAAAAATCCCGGAAGCGCTTTCCCCCCGCGACCTGGCGCTCCTGGGCACGGCCTCGTACAAAATAAGCCGTCTGATCACCAAAAGCCTGGTGGCAAGTCCGCTGCGAAGCCCTTTCACCGAATACGGCGAATCCATGGGCGCAGCCGAGATCTACGAAAAGTCCCGCGGCCGGGGCCTCATGAATGCCTTTGGCGATCTCATCACCTGCCCCTGGTGCTTTGGGGGCTGGACGGCCATGGCCTCCTTTTTCGGGCTTACTTTTTATCCCCGCTTCACGCGCGCGACCGCCAGCATCTTCACGGTCTCCGCGATCTCCGACGCCTTGAATCTTCTCTACGACATTCTCAAAAAGCATAAGAAGTAG
- a CDS encoding MMPL family transporter, which yields MAKSSLPSTQNNFGKAFARFVCRYPLGILIFFAVSTAALVPVAARLKLHANFMDLLPDSHPSIVNLEELMSHVGGTSFLIAVIESKDEKTALDATNLFSEKAAHFQQVEFVDNRTNVPEFANRKLLFLNLKSVEKLKSNISDLLGYYRRKNNPLYVDLLDEKEPKVDEGLELEEKVSRIGGFSAKDQESYMQVILIKPKHPVSDFNKTELLFAEARAGFAEVQKQLKKPASLGLTGPYRTRYEEYLTIHHDIHMTGLIVTALLVIINLLAFPNLRSLAYVYLPLTLGTVWVWGFTELTIGYLNLITAFLAAILFGMESDYSLHFLVTFEQNLKTEEGNVEKAIELAFAQLWSPMWASMWTTAVVFYSLMISQFEGFRHFGFIAGVGIMISFVIILFVEPALIVLIEKYFPMKRWSLFKEMRVSKPLLLTIVLGGVLFSFFSLTQIPKVGFNYNFMDLRAKKDDSVDLAEKVGMHFGVHLTPVVYITPNREVAGKLADDLNRYIDSHPGTFFDFAAAITSHVPHDQEQKIKVLGEINQMIESRKAILKNLDEEKRQKIDDLRAQLAPQPFVIKDLPDGIVNQYEGHDGVISAVFVYPAVRILNGEKAKKFVQEARDFPKPPGVKLAGEPLIYADILMLIEKDTPIAIGISTFVVFFLVLLHFRRLDHTLWVHVPLALAGLWMVGMMGITGFKFNFFNMVIMPSILGHGIDNGIYIFDWYNRRKDESFLETIRTSFKGVLLASGTSIAAFTGIMFATHRGMASMGKLGVIGFSSCLLASVIFLPALLGFFELRYKHLFHREGES from the coding sequence ATGGCAAAATCCTCTCTTCCCAGCACCCAAAATAATTTCGGCAAGGCCTTTGCGCGGTTTGTCTGCAGATACCCGCTTGGCATCTTGATTTTTTTCGCCGTTTCCACGGCGGCACTCGTGCCCGTGGCTGCCAGGCTCAAGCTCCACGCCAATTTCATGGATCTTCTGCCCGACAGCCATCCCAGCATCGTGAATCTCGAAGAACTGATGAGTCACGTGGGCGGCACAAGTTTTCTTATCGCGGTGATTGAATCGAAGGATGAAAAAACCGCGCTTGATGCCACAAATCTTTTCAGCGAAAAGGCTGCCCATTTCCAGCAGGTCGAGTTTGTCGACAACCGCACGAACGTCCCCGAATTTGCGAACCGCAAGCTGCTTTTCTTAAACCTCAAAAGCGTTGAAAAATTAAAAAGCAATATCAGCGACCTGCTCGGTTATTACCGCCGCAAGAACAATCCGTTGTATGTGGACCTCCTGGATGAAAAAGAGCCCAAGGTGGATGAGGGCCTCGAGCTTGAAGAAAAGGTTTCGAGGATCGGCGGGTTTTCGGCCAAGGACCAGGAATCGTACATGCAGGTCATCCTGATCAAGCCCAAGCATCCTGTGAGTGACTTCAATAAAACCGAACTGCTTTTTGCCGAGGCGCGCGCGGGTTTTGCCGAAGTCCAAAAACAGCTGAAGAAACCGGCGTCGCTCGGCCTCACCGGGCCTTACCGCACGCGCTACGAAGAATACCTCACGATCCACCACGACATCCACATGACGGGCCTGATCGTGACCGCGCTTCTTGTGATCATTAATCTGCTTGCGTTCCCGAACCTGCGGTCGCTCGCCTATGTCTATTTACCGCTCACTTTGGGAACGGTTTGGGTTTGGGGCTTTACGGAACTTACGATCGGCTATCTCAACTTGATTACGGCATTTTTGGCCGCGATTTTGTTCGGCATGGAAAGCGATTACAGCCTGCACTTTCTGGTCACTTTTGAACAAAACCTGAAAACCGAAGAAGGGAATGTTGAAAAAGCGATTGAGCTCGCGTTTGCCCAGCTTTGGAGCCCGATGTGGGCCAGCATGTGGACGACCGCCGTTGTGTTTTATTCCCTCATGATCAGCCAATTCGAGGGGTTCCGCCATTTTGGGTTTATCGCGGGCGTAGGCATCATGATTTCGTTTGTCATTATTTTGTTTGTCGAGCCCGCCTTGATTGTGCTCATTGAAAAATATTTTCCGATGAAGCGCTGGTCGCTTTTCAAGGAAATGCGCGTTTCCAAACCGCTCCTGCTCACGATTGTTCTGGGCGGCGTTCTTTTTTCGTTCTTTTCGCTCACGCAAATCCCAAAGGTCGGGTTTAACTACAACTTTATGGATTTGCGCGCGAAAAAAGACGATTCAGTCGACCTTGCCGAAAAAGTCGGCATGCATTTCGGCGTGCACCTTACGCCTGTTGTTTACATCACGCCCAACCGCGAGGTTGCCGGAAAACTTGCCGATGATCTCAATCGCTACATCGACAGCCATCCCGGCACTTTCTTCGATTTTGCCGCGGCCATTACTTCGCATGTGCCGCACGATCAGGAGCAAAAAATAAAAGTCCTCGGTGAAATCAACCAAATGATCGAAAGCCGCAAGGCGATTTTGAAAAATCTGGATGAAGAAAAACGGCAAAAAATAGACGACCTGCGGGCACAGCTCGCGCCCCAGCCTTTCGTGATTAAAGACCTGCCCGACGGGATTGTGAATCAATACGAAGGCCATGATGGGGTTATTTCCGCGGTGTTTGTGTATCCCGCGGTGCGGATTTTAAACGGGGAAAAAGCGAAAAAATTTGTGCAGGAGGCCCGGGATTTTCCCAAGCCTCCGGGCGTCAAGCTTGCAGGCGAACCGCTTATTTATGCCGACATTTTGATGCTGATCGAAAAAGACACGCCGATTGCGATCGGTATCAGCACGTTCGTTGTTTTCTTTTTGGTCCTGCTTCATTTCCGCCGGCTTGACCACACGCTTTGGGTGCACGTTCCTTTGGCGCTCGCGGGGTTGTGGATGGTCGGCATGATGGGAATAACAGGCTTCAAATTTAATTTTTTCAACATGGTCATCATGCCGAGCATTTTGGGCCACGGCATCGACAACGGCATTTATATTTTTGACTGGTACAACCGCAGGAAAGACGAGAGTTTCCTCGAAACAATCCGAACCTCGTTTAAAGGAGTGCTCCTTGCCTCCGGCACGAGCATCGCGGCTTTTACCGGCATCATGTTCGCCACGCACCGCGGCATGGCAAGCATGGGTAAGCTCGGAGTCATAGGTTTTTCAAGCTGTCTTTTAGCTTCCGTAATATTCCTGCCCGCCCTCCTCGGTTTTTTTGAACTGCGATACAAGCACCTTTTTCACCGCGAAGGCGAATCCTGA
- a CDS encoding ABC transporter substrate-binding protein: protein MRFSFFGIVVLAAFFSAARPVSAQAPGAQQIVEDFLTSIRSMEFPPKDEAAQKPIVDKANSLLDLEAMSKKALDAHWDSLTPEQRQSFLGLMGQLIEHVAYPKSRRFMGNYQITYPSVTPDETGTRVQSIIKQEEQGLDAEVIYHISQAGKIDDVFLDGVSITEDLKYQFDKIISEKQFDGLIETMQKRLADAKNPQTPAA, encoded by the coding sequence ATGCGTTTTTCCTTTTTTGGGATCGTCGTTCTTGCCGCGTTCTTTTCCGCCGCTCGTCCGGTTTCCGCCCAGGCCCCGGGGGCCCAGCAGATCGTCGAAGATTTCCTGACCTCGATCCGCAGCATGGAATTTCCCCCCAAGGACGAAGCCGCCCAGAAGCCGATCGTGGACAAAGCCAATTCGCTGCTCGACCTGGAAGCCATGAGCAAAAAGGCGCTGGACGCGCATTGGGATTCCCTCACGCCCGAACAGCGGCAGTCTTTCCTGGGCCTCATGGGCCAGCTCATCGAGCACGTGGCCTATCCCAAAAGCCGCCGCTTCATGGGCAATTACCAGATCACTTATCCTTCGGTCACGCCCGACGAGACGGGCACGCGCGTCCAAAGCATCATCAAGCAGGAAGAACAGGGGCTGGATGCCGAAGTCATTTATCACATTTCCCAGGCCGGTAAGATCGACGACGTTTTTCTGGACGGCGTCAGCATTACCGAAGACCTGAAATACCAGTTCGACAAGATCATCAGCGAGAAGCAGTTCGACGGCCTGATCGAGACGATGCAAAAAAGGCTCGCGGACGCTAAAAATCCCCAGACTCCGGCTGCCTGA
- a CDS encoding MauE/DoxX family redox-associated membrane protein, protein MPPGNKKPLSRIVLAVFFIAAGAGHFWDPEFYLQIMPPYIPFHRFMVFLSGALEMAFGAMVLFESTRRPAAWGLLLLLLAVLPANAHIALHPEIFPRIPSWVAWGRLPFQGLFMFWVYAAALKENRPPQG, encoded by the coding sequence ATGCCTCCCGGAAACAAAAAGCCTCTTTCCCGCATCGTGCTCGCCGTTTTTTTTATCGCGGCGGGCGCCGGTCATTTCTGGGATCCGGAATTTTATCTCCAGATCATGCCGCCTTACATCCCTTTCCACCGTTTCATGGTGTTTCTCAGCGGCGCCTTAGAAATGGCGTTCGGCGCCATGGTCCTTTTCGAAAGCACCCGGCGTCCTGCGGCCTGGGGACTCCTTTTGCTTTTGCTGGCTGTCCTTCCCGCCAACGCGCACATCGCGCTTCATCCGGAGATTTTCCCGCGCATTCCTTCCTGGGTGGCGTGGGGGCGTCTGCCGTTCCAGGGGCTCTTCATGTTCTGGGTCTATGCGGCCGCGCTCAAAGAGAATCGTCCGCCTCAGGGCTGA
- a CDS encoding DUF1579 domain-containing protein, whose product MKKVFSIALILSLFILPGLSFADNPPAQGGAALPPGVTAEDMARMTEMTTPNENHQKLNALVGKFKVKTSWQMAADAPVQTSEGEAEGKWILDGRFVEQHFKGDFMGKPFEGLSLTGYDNMKKEYSAVWLDSVATGMMKSTMKYDDATKSFSEEGKFSCPMTGETDKDYRAVTTIVDDNNYKYEMYQKGKDGKEFKAMQIDYTRA is encoded by the coding sequence ATGAAGAAAGTTTTCTCGATCGCCCTCATTCTGTCCCTGTTTATCCTGCCCGGCCTGTCTTTCGCCGACAACCCGCCGGCTCAGGGCGGAGCGGCGCTTCCTCCGGGCGTGACGGCCGAAGACATGGCCCGCATGACCGAGATGACCACGCCAAACGAAAATCATCAGAAGCTCAACGCGCTGGTCGGAAAATTCAAAGTGAAGACGTCATGGCAGATGGCCGCGGACGCGCCGGTGCAGACTTCCGAAGGCGAAGCCGAAGGGAAATGGATCCTGGACGGGCGCTTCGTGGAGCAGCACTTCAAAGGCGATTTCATGGGCAAGCCTTTCGAAGGCCTGTCTCTCACCGGCTACGACAACATGAAAAAGGAATACAGCGCCGTGTGGCTGGACAGTGTGGCGACCGGCATGATGAAGTCCACGATGAAATACGATGACGCCACGAAGTCGTTCAGCGAAGAAGGCAAATTTTCCTGCCCCATGACCGGCGAGACGGACAAAGATTACCGCGCCGTCACGACGATCGTCGACGACAACAACTATAAGTACGAGATGTATCAGAAGGGCAAGGACGGCAAGGAATTCAAGGCCATGCAAATCGATTATACGCGCGCCTGA
- a CDS encoding peptide chain release factor-like protein, with translation MKRETLAQAMERLGIKEADLEESFVASGGPGGQNVNKVATCVVLRHAPSGILIKCQQERSQAMNREAARRILVERIERRERERKEKETRRLAKIKRQNRRRSKAAKDKMLAAKKFHGRKKEYRRRVEED, from the coding sequence ATGAAGCGCGAGACCTTGGCGCAGGCTATGGAGCGGCTCGGAATTAAAGAAGCGGACCTCGAAGAATCCTTTGTCGCGTCCGGCGGTCCCGGAGGCCAGAACGTCAACAAGGTGGCGACGTGCGTGGTGCTCAGGCACGCGCCCAGCGGCATCCTGATCAAATGCCAGCAGGAACGTTCGCAGGCGATGAACCGTGAGGCCGCGCGGCGCATCCTCGTGGAAAGAATCGAAAGGCGGGAGCGCGAGCGCAAAGAAAAAGAAACCCGCCGTCTCGCCAAGATCAAACGGCAGAACCGCCGGCGTTCGAAAGCAGCCAAAGATAAAATGCTCGCGGCCAAGAAATTTCACGGCAGGAAAAAAGAGTACCGCAGGCGAGTCGAAGAAGATTAA
- a CDS encoding SDR family oxidoreductase, producing MPDNSDPSVNPEKPQATARLSPEEFEACLRALEAMAADPASMASISQQDRIRLMKAAGSLAHPVIEDQRRTARASRKLRNQKRKEHDWAVRDTTGIRRARQRTVFEAPKEIEAPEDHAAEFLRSRQCYTCKVRFTKVHFFYDAMCVDCGDLNYKKRFQSAPLDGRTALVTGGRIKIGYQTSLKLLRAGAKTIVTTRFPNDSALRFSREEDFGVWKNRLQIHGLDLRHSPSVEMFARYLLNTEERLDVIINNAAQTVRKPPGFYRHLMEWEAKHVDELPSELRPLLKAHENCIHALEAKLLPLQQENLENTLLKTWPGKSPAIGIRASAKLAMVPYDFDEETQSTLEVFPEGKLDADLQQKDLRQINTWRLALADVATPEMLEVHLVNAVAPFILAAKLKPLMMRHSTGEQHIVNASAMEGKFNRYTKTDKHPHTNMAKAALNMMTWTSARDYVKNGIHMNAVDTGWVTDEDPAHLSEAKKEMHDFEPPLDIVDGAARLLDPLFDGLLTGRHVWGKFLKDYKPTEW from the coding sequence ATGCCCGACAATTCTGATCCTTCCGTCAATCCCGAAAAACCGCAGGCTACGGCACGGCTTTCCCCCGAAGAATTCGAAGCCTGTCTGCGCGCGCTCGAAGCCATGGCTGCGGACCCGGCCAGCATGGCATCCATCTCGCAGCAGGACCGCATTCGCCTGATGAAGGCGGCGGGCAGTCTTGCCCATCCGGTGATCGAAGACCAGCGGCGCACGGCGCGCGCCTCCCGGAAGCTGCGCAACCAGAAGCGCAAGGAGCACGACTGGGCGGTGCGTGACACGACGGGCATCCGCCGGGCCCGCCAGCGGACCGTCTTCGAAGCGCCCAAGGAAATCGAGGCGCCGGAGGATCATGCCGCGGAATTCCTGCGCTCTCGCCAGTGTTATACCTGCAAGGTCCGCTTCACGAAGGTGCATTTTTTCTATGACGCCATGTGCGTGGACTGCGGCGACCTTAATTATAAGAAGCGCTTCCAGTCGGCGCCTCTGGACGGTCGCACTGCCCTCGTCACCGGCGGACGCATCAAGATCGGCTATCAGACCTCGCTGAAACTCCTGCGTGCGGGCGCGAAAACGATCGTGACCACGCGTTTCCCCAATGACTCGGCCCTGCGTTTTTCGCGCGAGGAAGATTTCGGCGTCTGGAAGAACCGGCTGCAGATTCACGGGCTCGACCTGCGTCATTCGCCGAGCGTGGAGATGTTCGCGCGCTATCTTTTGAACACCGAAGAACGGCTCGACGTCATCATCAACAACGCGGCGCAGACCGTGCGCAAGCCGCCCGGGTTTTACCGCCATCTGATGGAATGGGAGGCCAAGCACGTCGACGAGCTTCCGTCCGAATTGCGCCCGCTTTTGAAAGCTCACGAAAACTGCATCCACGCGCTCGAGGCTAAGCTCCTGCCGCTCCAGCAGGAAAATCTGGAAAACACGCTGCTGAAAACCTGGCCGGGCAAAAGCCCCGCCATCGGCATCCGCGCGTCCGCGAAGCTGGCCATGGTGCCATACGATTTCGACGAGGAAACGCAGTCGACCCTGGAAGTTTTTCCGGAAGGAAAGCTGGACGCGGATCTGCAGCAGAAAGACCTGCGGCAGATCAATACCTGGCGCCTGGCGCTGGCCGACGTGGCCACGCCGGAAATGCTGGAAGTGCATCTGGTGAACGCGGTCGCGCCGTTCATTCTCGCGGCCAAGTTGAAGCCGCTCATGATGCGCCATTCCACGGGCGAACAGCACATCGTCAACGCGTCCGCCATGGAAGGCAAATTCAACCGCTACACGAAAACCGACAAGCACCCTCACACGAACATGGCGAAAGCCGCGCTCAACATGATGACGTGGACATCCGCGCGTGATTACGTGAAAAACGGAATCCATATGAACGCGGTGGACACGGGATGGGTGACGGATGAAGATCCGGCGCATCTTTCCGAAGCCAAGAAGGAAATGCATGACTTCGAGCCGCCGCTCGACATCGTGGACGGCGCCGCGCGCCTGCTCGACCCGCTGTTCGATGGACTGCTGACGGGCCGGCACGTCTGGGGAAAATTTCTCAAGGACTACAAACCGACCGAGTGGTGA
- a CDS encoding DUF2231 domain-containing protein: MHTPATFMKHPIHPMLIAVPLGMWSFSVVCDILFRFSNFGWAWHTALVTMIAGLIGAFIAAVPGLVDYVFIRKRNGRAAKIGAYHLVMNLIVMALYGVNIVLRLRADYSPLPFYLSLGAFVFLIISAWLGGEMVYVERVSVEERDEDEGEVELHKVA, from the coding sequence ATGCACACGCCTGCCACGTTCATGAAACATCCCATTCATCCGATGCTGATCGCGGTGCCGCTGGGGATGTGGAGTTTCTCCGTCGTCTGCGACATCCTGTTCCGTTTCAGCAATTTCGGCTGGGCCTGGCATACGGCGCTCGTCACGATGATCGCGGGCCTTATCGGCGCGTTCATTGCCGCGGTCCCCGGGCTCGTGGATTACGTTTTCATCCGCAAGAGAAACGGGAGGGCCGCCAAAATCGGCGCCTACCACCTGGTCATGAACCTCATCGTCATGGCGCTCTACGGCGTGAACATCGTCCTGCGCCTGCGCGCCGATTATTCGCCGCTTCCGTTTTATCTTTCCCTCGGCGCCTTTGTTTTTCTCATCATCTCCGCCTGGCTGGGCGGGGAAATGGTTTACGTCGAACGGGTTTCCGTGGAAGAGCGCGACGAAGACGAAGGGGAAGTGGAGCTCCACAAGGTCGCCTGA
- a CDS encoding NYN domain-containing protein: protein MIFILDAYNVIHKTRFSDFLDKNLRSAREALAEACSLFACARGDIAQIVLVFDGKSEFDGLPQMKRPKIRTVFSETGQDADDKIVEVLERMPDRALAWVVSDDNFVRNHARAYKANVVSVEAFERQRQGKAAKKKPRGEAGSFTLSEETAREITEAYKKELGLS from the coding sequence CGCGCTTTTCGGACTTCCTGGACAAAAATCTGCGCTCGGCCCGCGAAGCGCTCGCGGAAGCCTGCAGCCTGTTCGCGTGCGCGCGCGGCGACATCGCCCAAATCGTGCTGGTCTTCGACGGAAAATCGGAATTCGACGGCCTCCCGCAGATGAAACGGCCGAAAATCAGGACGGTTTTTTCCGAAACCGGGCAGGACGCGGACGACAAGATCGTGGAAGTGCTGGAGCGCATGCCCGACCGGGCCCTGGCGTGGGTGGTTTCAGACGACAACTTCGTGCGCAATCACGCGCGCGCTTACAAGGCGAACGTCGTGAGCGTCGAGGCATTCGAACGCCAGAGGCAGGGAAAAGCCGCGAAGAAAAAACCCCGCGGTGAGGCAGGCTCCTTCACCCTTTCCGAAGAAACCGCTCGCGAAATCACCGAGGCCTACAAGAAAGAGCTCGGCCTTTCCTAA